The Rhodocytophaga rosea genome has a segment encoding these proteins:
- a CDS encoding dioxygenase family protein: MKTKRRQFLSLLSALPILGFLPARMKEPRLPLTPACDDGDEPTPSQTEGPYFKTESPERSILLEKGMAGTTLVLKGQVLNTRCQPVARALLDWWHCDDAGNYDNSGYTLRGHQYTDAQGKFQLETIVPGIYTGRTRHIHVKVQAPGKSVLTTQLYFPDESKNGRDRIFNKALLIEMRKEKEANAVLGGYNFVVKA; this comes from the coding sequence ATGAAAACGAAACGCCGCCAATTTCTCTCTCTTCTTTCTGCGCTGCCCATTCTGGGTTTCCTGCCAGCCCGCATGAAAGAACCCCGATTGCCGCTTACACCCGCCTGTGATGATGGCGATGAACCTACACCCTCGCAAACAGAAGGGCCGTATTTTAAAACTGAATCTCCTGAACGCAGCATCCTGCTGGAGAAAGGAATGGCAGGCACTACGCTGGTTCTTAAAGGACAGGTACTCAATACCCGTTGCCAGCCGGTAGCCCGTGCCTTGCTCGACTGGTGGCATTGCGATGATGCCGGAAATTATGATAATTCGGGGTATACGCTCCGCGGCCATCAATATACGGATGCGCAAGGAAAATTCCAGCTTGAAACCATTGTGCCAGGCATTTATACCGGACGTACCCGTCATATCCATGTAAAAGTACAAGCTCCGGGAAAATCTGTGCTCACGACCCAGCTTTACTTTCCAGATGAATCGAAAAATGGCCGTGACCGGATTTTTAATAAAGCCCTGCTGATTGAGATGAGAAAGGAAAAGGAAGCGAATGCTGTATTAGGTGGATATAACTTTGTGGTGAAGGCCTGA
- a CDS encoding outer membrane beta-barrel family protein gives MKYFFTLAFLLLTTFCLFAQNNASFLIKGTLHDEEKNPVSYANVALYVVKDSSLVTGAVSGDDGKFEISAKPGSYYIKITFLSFEEKKITGIKVVDKEVNLGTVVLKNSAKTLEEVVVQGEKSQMELALDKKVFNVGKDLANAGGTATDILRNVPSVAVDVEGNVSLRGSGNVRILIDGKPSGLVSIRGGSGLQQLQGSQIERVEIITNPSARYEAEGMSGIINIVLKKERKEGFNGSFDLIAGHPANYGAAASINYRKKNLNFFVNYTGSYRNTPGRNSLYQELYRNDSTFLSRQTFNSRLNGMYNTARAGIDYYFNDKNILTGSYTWRISKGKRYSDIQYRDYISTLDNLQGVVNRTQDETETEPNSEYALTYKRSFSRKGHELTADLRFLDNWEKSDQYFTEKAYLPDGSPSGVADLLQRSLNDETEKQLLLQIDYVHPFGKEGKLEAGLRSSSRDMTNNFSVTEEIEGGNWRPLDSLTNNFLYEENIHALYGILGNKTGKFSYQVGLRAEWTDVTTTLKQTDEVNPRDYRNLFPSVHLTYDLPKQHALQLSYSRRVRRPQYNDLSPFMTFSDRRNFFSGNPDLNPEFSDSYEIGHIKYLEKGSITTSLYYRYTTGKIIRIRRVNPETGFSTTLPENLATENSFGAEITSSYNPFNWWKMDGSVNFFRAITDGGNLDDSFQSDTYSWFSRLNSRFTFWKGTDFQARGNYEAPQLTPQGKRKAIATLDLAASKDIFKGKGTLTLNVIDVFNSRRFRTITKGENFYTEGNSQGRLRQINLTLNYRLHQAKKKEKPLGDGDF, from the coding sequence ATGAAATACTTTTTTACTCTTGCTTTTCTTCTTCTGACAACTTTTTGCCTTTTTGCTCAGAACAATGCATCATTTTTAATTAAAGGGACTTTACATGACGAGGAAAAAAATCCTGTTTCCTATGCCAACGTGGCTTTGTATGTAGTGAAAGATTCCAGTCTGGTGACCGGAGCTGTGTCCGGCGATGATGGCAAGTTTGAGATCAGTGCCAAACCAGGAAGCTATTATATCAAAATCACATTCCTGTCATTTGAGGAAAAGAAGATTACTGGGATAAAGGTGGTGGATAAAGAAGTAAACCTGGGAACGGTGGTGCTGAAAAATAGTGCCAAAACTCTGGAGGAAGTAGTAGTGCAAGGAGAGAAGAGTCAGATGGAACTAGCTCTGGATAAAAAAGTATTCAATGTAGGCAAAGACCTGGCCAATGCAGGCGGAACCGCAACGGATATTCTCCGGAATGTACCCTCGGTGGCTGTGGATGTAGAAGGAAATGTGAGTTTGCGGGGGAGTGGAAATGTGCGGATTCTGATCGATGGCAAACCTTCCGGACTGGTAAGTATACGCGGAGGAAGTGGCTTACAGCAATTGCAAGGCAGCCAGATCGAACGGGTAGAAATTATTACCAATCCATCCGCCCGCTATGAAGCGGAAGGCATGTCGGGGATCATTAATATTGTACTTAAAAAAGAGCGAAAGGAAGGATTTAATGGTTCTTTCGACCTGATCGCTGGTCATCCGGCCAATTATGGTGCGGCCGCCAGTATCAATTACCGCAAAAAGAATCTGAACTTCTTTGTAAATTATACGGGCTCCTACCGCAATACCCCAGGACGGAATTCCCTGTACCAGGAGTTATACCGCAATGATAGTACGTTTCTTAGCCGCCAGACTTTTAACAGCCGCTTGAATGGCATGTACAATACTGCCCGGGCCGGTATTGATTATTATTTTAATGATAAAAATATTCTGACTGGTTCCTATACCTGGCGTATCAGCAAAGGAAAACGGTATTCCGACATCCAGTACCGAGATTATATTTCAACGCTTGATAACCTGCAGGGGGTTGTAAACCGGACACAGGACGAAACAGAAACAGAACCTAACTCCGAATACGCCCTGACGTACAAGCGTTCTTTCAGCCGCAAAGGCCATGAACTAACCGCTGATCTGCGCTTTTTGGATAACTGGGAAAAATCAGATCAGTATTTTACTGAAAAAGCCTATCTGCCTGATGGAAGTCCTTCCGGCGTAGCTGATCTCTTGCAACGCTCGCTGAATGATGAAACAGAAAAGCAGTTGTTATTGCAAATAGATTATGTGCATCCCTTTGGCAAGGAAGGAAAACTGGAGGCAGGCTTACGGAGCAGTTCCCGGGATATGACCAATAACTTTTCGGTGACGGAAGAGATAGAAGGCGGTAACTGGCGCCCATTGGATAGCCTCACCAATAACTTCCTGTATGAAGAAAATATTCATGCCTTGTATGGAATTCTGGGCAATAAAACCGGTAAATTCTCTTACCAAGTGGGTTTACGGGCCGAATGGACGGATGTAACAACTACCCTGAAACAGACGGACGAAGTGAATCCACGTGATTATAGAAATCTGTTTCCCAGTGTACACCTCACTTACGATCTGCCTAAGCAACATGCCTTGCAGCTGAGCTACAGCCGCCGGGTTCGCCGTCCGCAGTACAACGATCTGAGCCCCTTTATGACCTTTAGTGACCGGCGGAATTTCTTTAGCGGTAATCCTGACCTAAACCCTGAGTTTTCAGATTCCTATGAAATCGGCCATATTAAATACTTAGAAAAAGGTTCTATCACCACTTCTTTGTATTACCGTTATACCACCGGCAAAATCATCCGCATCCGACGGGTAAATCCGGAAACCGGTTTTTCTACCACCTTGCCTGAGAACCTGGCCACTGAAAATTCATTTGGGGCTGAGATCACCAGCTCTTATAATCCCTTCAACTGGTGGAAAATGGATGGCAGTGTAAACTTTTTTCGGGCCATTACAGATGGTGGAAACCTGGATGACTCTTTTCAGAGCGATACCTATAGCTGGTTTTCCAGGTTGAATTCCCGTTTTACTTTCTGGAAAGGCACTGATTTTCAGGCCAGAGGTAATTATGAAGCGCCTCAACTCACACCGCAAGGCAAACGCAAAGCTATTGCTACCCTGGATTTAGCAGCAAGCAAAGATATTTTTAAAGGCAAGGGCACCCTCACCCTTAATGTAATTGATGTGTTTAATTCCCGTCGTTTCCGGACAATTACCAAGGGAGAGAACTTTTACACTGAAGGGAACTCACAAGGGCGATTGCGCCAGATCAACCTCACTTTAAATTACCGCTTACACCAGGCTAAAAAGAAAGAAAAACCATTGGGAGACGGAGATTTTTAA
- a CDS encoding aldo/keto reductase encodes MTNSVSFQKTYTIGGDLTVNRMGYGAMRITGEGIWGPPKDREESLRVLKKAVELGIDFIDTADSYGPHISEELIAEALYPYPKGLVIATKGGLLRTGPNQWPINAHPDYLSRALEGSLKRLKLDQIDLYQLHRVDPNVPYEHTLEFLQKAQQERLVKHIGLSEVSVDQIKKAQQYVKVVSVQNMYSVDNRKWEDELVYCQQNGIAFIPWYPLNAGNVQALDKLNQVAQKYSATAHQIALSWLLHHADNILLIPGTSKVKHLEENVKAASIALSEDDMNELEKINAAQAQK; translated from the coding sequence ATGACAAACTCAGTTTCATTTCAGAAAACCTATACGATCGGCGGCGACCTTACGGTTAACCGGATGGGTTATGGTGCGATGCGAATCACAGGAGAAGGCATCTGGGGGCCTCCCAAAGACAGGGAAGAATCATTGCGGGTTTTAAAAAAAGCGGTTGAACTGGGAATTGATTTTATTGATACCGCCGACAGTTATGGCCCGCATATATCCGAAGAGCTTATTGCTGAAGCCCTGTATCCTTATCCAAAAGGCCTGGTGATTGCTACCAAAGGCGGTTTATTACGTACCGGACCTAATCAGTGGCCCATTAATGCGCATCCTGATTATTTGAGCCGTGCCCTGGAAGGAAGTCTGAAACGCTTAAAACTCGACCAGATCGACCTTTATCAATTGCATAGGGTAGACCCCAATGTGCCTTACGAACATACACTAGAGTTCCTGCAAAAAGCACAGCAGGAGAGGCTGGTGAAACATATCGGCTTGTCAGAAGTATCAGTAGACCAGATTAAGAAGGCGCAGCAGTATGTAAAAGTAGTATCAGTGCAGAATATGTACAGTGTAGATAACCGCAAATGGGAAGATGAACTAGTGTATTGCCAGCAGAATGGTATTGCCTTTATTCCCTGGTATCCGCTGAATGCCGGTAACGTACAGGCACTGGATAAACTCAACCAGGTAGCCCAGAAATATAGTGCCACTGCCCACCAGATTGCCCTGAGCTGGCTGCTGCATCATGCAGATAATATTCTGCTGATTCCCGGTACTTCTAAGGTAAAACACCTGGAGGAAAACGTAAAAGCGGCTTCCATTGCTTTGTCGGAAGACGACATGAATGAACTGGAAAAGATCAATGCAGCCCAGGCACAGAAATAA
- a CDS encoding MFS transporter: MISRIILSSPHSLMRIAVGTFFFLQGLCFSSWASRIPTVQQQLSLDHAALGVVLFALPVGLIMSLLLSSWLIHRFGSRQVLIVTAILYASVLPVIGLVQSPWQLMGVLFSLGLCGNLSNIAMNTQAVSLEAIYGRPIMASFHGLNSLAGFSGAAIGMACLALQLSPFIHFSFITALTFVAILVTYRFTLEGDEKQQREGFAFSWPDKKLMVMGLIVFCGMVCEGTLFDWSGIYFQKVVAAPQELSSLGYLAFMYMMAAGRFVGDWLAAKTGIKRMIQLNGLLIFIGLLIAVLLPYVQTATVGFLLAGAGVSTIVPFIYGALGKMNGNSAASSLAAVSSMGYMGFLIGPPVIGMLAQMIGLQGAFAIVAVLGACASILVKKVSLPELAARAS, translated from the coding sequence ATGATATCCAGAATTATTCTTTCTTCACCCCATTCGCTGATGCGAATAGCGGTGGGTACTTTTTTCTTTCTGCAAGGGCTATGTTTTTCTTCCTGGGCAAGCCGAATTCCCACCGTTCAGCAGCAACTTTCTTTAGACCATGCGGCTTTAGGGGTGGTTTTGTTCGCTTTACCAGTAGGACTGATTATGAGTTTGCTTTTGTCCAGCTGGCTCATCCACCGGTTTGGCAGCAGGCAAGTGCTGATCGTGACTGCTATTTTGTATGCTTCGGTTTTACCAGTAATTGGGTTGGTGCAATCTCCCTGGCAATTAATGGGCGTACTGTTCTCGTTGGGTTTATGCGGAAACTTATCAAATATTGCCATGAATACACAAGCAGTTAGCCTGGAAGCTATCTATGGCCGGCCTATTATGGCTTCTTTTCATGGGCTCAATAGCCTGGCCGGGTTTTCGGGTGCAGCCATTGGAATGGCTTGTCTGGCTTTGCAGTTATCTCCATTTATTCATTTTAGTTTTATCACAGCCCTTACTTTTGTAGCTATTTTAGTAACGTACCGATTCACCCTGGAAGGGGATGAAAAGCAGCAAAGGGAAGGATTTGCCTTCTCCTGGCCAGACAAAAAACTGATGGTAATGGGCTTAATTGTGTTTTGCGGAATGGTGTGCGAAGGCACGCTGTTCGACTGGAGCGGCATTTATTTTCAGAAGGTGGTGGCAGCGCCACAGGAACTCTCCAGCCTCGGTTATCTGGCTTTTATGTATATGATGGCAGCCGGGCGTTTTGTGGGTGACTGGCTGGCGGCAAAAACGGGAATTAAACGTATGATTCAACTTAACGGACTGTTAATCTTTATAGGATTATTAATAGCTGTGCTGCTGCCATATGTACAAACAGCAACAGTAGGTTTTCTATTAGCTGGCGCTGGTGTCTCTACCATTGTGCCCTTTATATATGGAGCGCTTGGAAAGATGAACGGTAACTCAGCTGCTTCATCACTGGCAGCTGTTTCATCCATGGGATACATGGGTTTTCTGATAGGACCTCCTGTCATTGGAATGCTTGCCCAGATGATAGGTTTACAAGGGGCGTTTGCAATAGTAGCCGTGTTAGGCGCTTGTGCCAGTATACTGGTAAAGAAGGTCAGTTTGCCTGAGCTAGCTGCCCGTGCTAGTTAA
- a CDS encoding tellurite resistance TerB family protein, producing the protein MEQDNQLLKDFSDAEKGAYLSAIASIATADRKATEDEIEFLEALADSADLPSDQEQLVMQAANDPSNTNLQSNLDILKNSQLRFSLLTDVISFAKADGVYTPEEQQRVQQIATYLNIDQTQYNALNQFVDTAETAQKQGQDVSGPNFLESSGLSNTMSKLGISPSFLKGALAVMAPILISRMMNGGGRRGRVGGIGMGSTPSGGLLGGLLGGVAGSMLGKTSAGGMLGGSGGGLLGSSTGVGGMRSGGLGSLFSIFGGGKGYGNYGGIGGGLSSVLGGLLGSRRGGGLFQ; encoded by the coding sequence ATGGAACAAGATAATCAGTTGCTCAAAGACTTTTCGGATGCAGAAAAAGGAGCTTACCTCAGTGCTATTGCCAGCATTGCAACGGCAGACAGAAAAGCGACAGAAGATGAAATAGAATTTCTGGAGGCCTTAGCCGACAGTGCAGACCTGCCTTCAGACCAGGAACAACTCGTGATGCAAGCCGCTAATGACCCTTCTAATACAAACCTGCAAAGCAACCTGGATATACTCAAAAATAGCCAGTTGCGTTTTTCGCTGCTAACCGATGTAATCAGCTTTGCCAAAGCCGATGGCGTATACACACCCGAAGAACAACAGAGGGTTCAGCAAATTGCCACTTACCTGAATATAGACCAGACTCAGTACAATGCCTTGAATCAGTTTGTAGATACGGCTGAAACAGCTCAGAAACAAGGCCAGGATGTATCGGGTCCTAACTTTTTAGAATCTTCAGGATTAAGCAATACAATGAGTAAGCTAGGCATTTCTCCAAGCTTTTTGAAGGGAGCTTTGGCAGTAATGGCCCCGATTCTAATTAGCCGGATGATGAATGGAGGAGGCAGAAGAGGTCGTGTAGGGGGTATTGGAATGGGTAGTACACCTTCCGGTGGATTACTAGGTGGTTTGTTAGGAGGTGTAGCTGGTAGTATGCTGGGTAAAACTTCAGCAGGCGGCATGTTAGGCGGTAGTGGTGGTGGATTACTGGGTAGTTCTACTGGCGTAGGCGGCATGCGTTCCGGCGGACTGGGTTCATTATTCTCTATATTTGGAGGTGGCAAAGGATATGGTAATTATGGTGGAATCGGGGGTGGACTTAGTTCAGTCTTAGGCGGATTGTTAGGCAGCCGCAGAGGCGGTGGGTTATTTCAGTAA
- a CDS encoding phosphohydrolase yields MTLQKAIEIATQAHQSQVDKYNAPYIMHVMRVMMRGRTENEKIIGVLHDVVEDTPFTFEDLQKEGFSDDILAALRCLTKGEGEPYEQYISRIKTNKLAIAVKLNDLEDNMDVRRMPQMQPKDVDRFNKYLKAYHELAKLASQ; encoded by the coding sequence ATGACCTTACAAAAAGCCATTGAAATTGCCACCCAGGCCCATCAATCACAAGTAGATAAATATAATGCACCTTATATTATGCATGTAATGCGGGTGATGATGCGCGGCAGAACGGAAAATGAAAAAATAATTGGCGTACTACATGATGTTGTAGAAGATACCCCTTTTACATTCGAAGACCTGCAAAAAGAAGGTTTTTCTGACGACATACTGGCTGCCCTCCGCTGCCTGACCAAAGGCGAAGGTGAACCCTATGAACAGTATATTTCAAGAATCAAAACCAATAAACTGGCTATTGCCGTAAAACTTAATGACCTGGAGGATAATATGGACGTCCGGCGGATGCCGCAGATGCAGCCCAAAGATGTAGACCGCTTTAACAAATACCTAAAAGCCTATCATGAACTAGCCAAGCTGGCTAGCCAGTAA
- a CDS encoding ISAs1 family transposase — protein MELKKILNKVADFRVQGRCLHLLADILGLVLCGVIADCDDFDEIADYGKDNTAFLQQELGLSFVNGIPSADTLNRVIRHLDSHSLEQCFKACVAGFSLAGKQVCIDGKELRGTIPAGKKHALVRMVNVWVEEHSLSFGQVAVEAKSNEITTIPALLDTLDCKGSIITIDAIACQQAIVEKIRDKQAHYVIALKANQGVLYEQVAHFMQINKSALAFNQQLDKAHGRGEERRVYIAQCIDLVEEKEKWQDLHTLVMVERKRIIAGKKQEQTLFYISSLTDTDPALYSRYIRGHWAIENGLHWQLDVTFREDEAKVRKDKGPINLHLIRKWSLHLLKKEPSCVSVKRKRKKANRDTNFLLAILKT, from the coding sequence ATGGAACTTAAAAAGATACTAAACAAAGTAGCTGATTTTCGGGTGCAAGGCCGCTGCTTACATCTATTAGCAGATATTTTAGGCTTAGTTTTATGTGGGGTAATAGCCGATTGTGATGACTTTGACGAGATAGCAGATTATGGCAAAGATAATACAGCGTTTCTGCAGCAAGAACTAGGATTAAGTTTTGTTAATGGTATACCTTCTGCTGACACTTTAAATCGGGTGATCAGACACCTGGATAGCCATAGTTTGGAGCAATGCTTCAAAGCGTGTGTAGCTGGCTTCTCCTTAGCAGGCAAGCAGGTATGTATAGATGGCAAAGAATTGAGAGGTACTATACCTGCAGGCAAAAAGCATGCTTTGGTTCGTATGGTCAATGTATGGGTAGAGGAACATAGCTTAAGCTTTGGACAAGTAGCCGTAGAAGCCAAGAGTAATGAGATTACAACTATTCCTGCTTTATTAGATACCCTTGATTGCAAAGGTAGTATCATTACTATAGATGCTATTGCTTGTCAGCAGGCAATTGTAGAAAAGATCAGGGATAAGCAAGCCCATTATGTGATTGCCCTAAAGGCTAATCAAGGTGTACTCTATGAGCAGGTAGCCCATTTTATGCAAATCAATAAGTCTGCTCTCGCTTTTAATCAGCAACTAGATAAAGCCCATGGCAGAGGAGAAGAACGTAGGGTATATATTGCTCAATGCATTGATTTGGTAGAGGAAAAGGAAAAATGGCAGGACTTACATACTTTAGTCATGGTAGAAAGAAAACGCATTATAGCAGGCAAAAAGCAAGAACAAACCCTGTTCTATATAAGCAGTTTAACAGATACAGACCCTGCCTTGTACAGCCGCTACATAAGAGGCCATTGGGCGATAGAGAATGGCTTGCATTGGCAACTAGATGTTACCTTTAGGGAAGATGAGGCTAAAGTCAGGAAAGATAAAGGACCCATCAATCTGCATCTGATTAGAAAGTGGTCTTTGCATCTGCTCAAAAAAGAGCCTTCTTGCGTGAGTGTCAAACGGAAAAGAAAAAAAGCTAACAGAGACACTAATTTCCTGTTAGCTATTCTTAAAACTTAA
- a CDS encoding nitroreductase family protein — MVKEAKTSFPVHELVRKRWSARSFSEKPLTTEVVHTLIEAASWAPSSLNEQPWHYSYALKGTPGFDAMWACLLPGNQPWAKDAAVLVLSTGSTILAKTGQANRHFMHDCGMANAILLLQATSMGFFGHTMGGYDRQKTRALFNLPDTEEDICMIAFGYLDTPEKLTEPFKTREVTPRQRKPLEQISADVSFTLTGDAALHVSASSGK; from the coding sequence ATGGTGAAAGAAGCAAAAACAAGTTTTCCGGTACACGAATTAGTACGTAAGCGCTGGAGTGCCCGGTCATTTTCAGAAAAACCCCTAACAACTGAAGTTGTACATACGCTCATAGAAGCCGCTTCCTGGGCTCCCAGTTCTCTCAATGAACAGCCCTGGCATTATTCGTATGCTTTAAAAGGAACGCCTGGTTTCGATGCTATGTGGGCTTGTCTGCTTCCGGGGAATCAACCCTGGGCTAAAGATGCGGCTGTTCTCGTATTGAGTACTGGTTCTACTATCCTGGCAAAAACCGGACAAGCGAATCGTCATTTTATGCACGATTGTGGAATGGCCAATGCCATACTGCTGTTACAGGCAACCAGCATGGGCTTTTTCGGGCATACAATGGGCGGCTACGACCGTCAGAAAACCAGAGCGCTGTTTAACCTGCCCGATACTGAGGAAGATATATGCATGATAGCATTTGGATATTTAGATACACCTGAGAAGCTTACTGAGCCTTTTAAAACCCGTGAAGTTACACCCAGGCAACGAAAACCGCTGGAACAAATCAGTGCAGATGTGTCTTTCACACTAACTGGTGATGCTGCACTTCATGTATCGGCATCTTCTGGTAAATAA